The Chryseobacterium nakagawai genome has a segment encoding these proteins:
- a CDS encoding DUF1266 domain-containing protein produces MGYISEKELIEYLAKSHKELKKYCSTWKEYTTNYTLAGQFGMEAIIMGITRPTLRILFFGNSHIPY; encoded by the coding sequence TTGGGTTATATTTCTGAAAAAGAACTGATAGAATATTTAGCAAAATCCCACAAAGAATTGAAAAAATACTGTAGCACCTGGAAAGAATACACAACAAATTATACTTTGGCAGGGCAGTTTGGAATGGAGGCAATAATAATGGGTATAACTAGACCAACGTTGAGAATTCTATTCTTTGGAAACTCACATATTCCTTATTGA